A part of Lacerta agilis isolate rLacAgi1 chromosome 7, rLacAgi1.pri, whole genome shotgun sequence genomic DNA contains:
- the PURA gene encoding transcriptional activator protein Pur-alpha, producing the protein MADRDSGSEQGGGGGGAPGPGGGGGGGGSGPGGGGGGVGLQHETQELASKRVDIQNKRFYLDVKQNAKGRFLKIAEVGAGGSKSRLTLSMSVAVEFRDYLGDFIEHYAQLGPSQPPELAQAADEPRRALKSEFLVRENRKYYMDLKENQRGRFLRIRQTVNRGPGLGSTQGQTIALPAQGLIEFRDALAKLIDDYGVEEEPAELPEGTSLTVDNKRFFFDVGSNKYGVFMRVSEVKPTYRNSITVPYKVWAKFGHTFCKYSDEMKKIQEKQRDKRAAAAAAAAAAASSPSSGGAEQPPEAEGGSSSSSVAAAAAGPPGALLQAEEPEED; encoded by the coding sequence ATGGCGGACAGAGACAGCGGCAGCGAgcagggtggcggcggcggcggggctccgggcccgggcggtggcggtggcggtggcggcagcgggcccggcggcggcggcggcggcgtgggCCTTCAGCACGAGACGCAGGAGCTGGCCTCCAAGCGGGTGGACATCCAGAACAAGCGCTTCTACCTGGACGTGAAGCAGAACGCGAAGGGCCGCTTCCTGAAGATCGCGGAGGTGGGCGCCGGGGGCAGCAAGAGCCGCCTGACGCTCTCCATGTCGGTGGCCGTGGAGTTCCGCGACTACCTGGGCGACTTCATCGAGCACTACGCGCAGCTGGGCCCCAGCCAGCCGCCGGAGCTGGCGCAGGCCGCCGACGAGCCTCGGAGGGCCCTCAAGAGCGAGTTCCTGGTGCGCGAGAACCGCAAGTACTACATGGATCTGAAGGAGAACCAGCGCGGGCGGTTCCTGCGCATCCGGCAGACGGTCAACCGCGGCCCGGGCCTGGGCTCCACGCAGGGGCAGACCATCGCGCTGCCGGCTCAGGGGCTCATCGAGTTCCGCGACGCCCTGGCCAAGCTCATCGACGACTACGGCGTGGAGGAGGAGCCGGCCGAGCTGCCCGAGGGCACCTCCTTGACGGTGGACAACAAGCGCTTCTTCTTCGACGTGGGCTCCAACAAGTACGGCGTCTTCATGCGGGTGAGCGAGGTCAAGCCCACCTACCGCAACTCCATCACCGTCCCCTACAAGGTGTGGGCCAAGTTCGGGCACACCTTCTGCAAGTACTCGGACGAGATGAAGAAGATCCAGGAGAAGCAGAGGGACAAGCgggcagcagccgccgccgccgccgccgccgcggcctCCTCGCCTTCCTCCGGGGGAGCCGAGCAGCCGCCCGAGGCcgaggggggcagcagcagcagcagcgtcgccgccgccgccgccggcccgCCGGGAGCCTTGCTGCAGGCCGAGGAGCCGGAGGAGGATTGA